The following are encoded together in the Paenibacillus antri genome:
- a CDS encoding AraC family transcriptional regulator has product MFPEHYSFASYVNPEKSRGEITVLFSGEARPMELHNTGPGVHDYYLFHTVTAGNGDFMLDGKRYICGAGDTFMIFPGSLHQYVAAARQPWEYVWVAFQGHRCEPLLQQLGLTPERPVVRGSGTRNALALYRRLRSSLRDAEHPALADLEAAGCLRLLLRELALAEPDRLPAPPTAGTAARRQVEQAMRWLELQYAQPISIEQLSKSLGYHRTHLSKMFKDAIGLSPMQFLMQIRLERAKSLLRSHWSVEQVASSVGFADALYFSKQFRKRFGMSPTEYRQRQ; this is encoded by the coding sequence ATGTTTCCCGAGCATTACAGCTTCGCGAGTTACGTCAATCCGGAGAAGAGCCGGGGCGAAATTACGGTGTTATTCAGCGGAGAAGCGCGTCCGATGGAGCTGCATAACACCGGACCCGGCGTTCACGATTACTATTTATTTCATACCGTCACCGCAGGAAACGGAGATTTTATGTTGGATGGGAAGCGTTACATTTGTGGTGCGGGAGACACCTTCATGATCTTCCCGGGTTCGCTGCACCAATATGTCGCCGCCGCGCGACAGCCATGGGAATACGTATGGGTCGCCTTCCAAGGACATCGATGCGAGCCGCTGCTGCAGCAGCTCGGCCTTACGCCTGAACGCCCCGTCGTCCGGGGGAGCGGGACGCGCAATGCGCTAGCTCTATATCGCCGGCTCAGGAGCTCGCTGCGCGACGCGGAGCATCCGGCGCTCGCCGACCTGGAGGCGGCGGGCTGCCTGCGCCTACTGCTGCGCGAGCTTGCGCTCGCCGAGCCCGATCGTCTGCCGGCGCCCCCGACCGCGGGCACGGCCGCGCGGCGCCAAGTCGAGCAGGCGATGCGCTGGCTCGAGCTGCAATACGCCCAGCCGATCTCGATCGAGCAGCTGTCGAAGTCGCTCGGCTACCACCGTACGCATTTGTCCAAGATGTTCAAGGACGCGATCGGCCTTTCACCGATGCAGTTTTTGATGCAAATTCGTCTGGAACGGGCGAAGTCGCTGCTGCGGAGCCATTGGTCGGTAGAGCAGGTCGCGTCGTCGGTGGGGTTCGCGGATGCGTTATACTTTTCCAAGCAATTTCGGAAGAGGTTCGGCATGTCGCCCACGGAATACCGCCAGCGGCAATGA